One Notolabrus celidotus isolate fNotCel1 chromosome 18, fNotCel1.pri, whole genome shotgun sequence DNA window includes the following coding sequences:
- the foxk2 gene encoding forkhead box protein K2 isoform X1 has product MQCDNNRACSDGRAPAAHGTWTQRILQSVSMAVVSGMSGSAVARLEGREFEYLMKKRSVTIGRNSSQGSVDVSMGHSSFISRRHLEIFTAGEDGTGTGDFYLRCLGKNGVFVDGVFQRRGAPPLQLPRMCCFRFPSTSIKITFTALSNDKKEQRNVPESPVKPVQPQISPLTINIPDNIAHLMSPLPSPTGTISAANSCPSSPRGAGLSSYRTGRVLASDLIGDNSQSENDKEASGEDSPKDDSKPPYSYAQLIVQAITMAPDKQLTLNGIYTHITKNYPYYRTADKGWQNSIRHNLSLNRYFIKVARSQEEPGKGSFWRIDPASEGKLIEQAFRKRRPRGVPCFRTPMGPLSSRSAPASPSHTGVLSAHSSGVQTPDSLSREGSPVPMEPEPTPPPAPTQTATVQPKLAVIQEARFAQNSPGSPLNNQPVLIAVQRQVPQTTMKPVTYTMATPAIVTSSNSAPVMQTVHVVHQIPAVTMASVAGQTAATVSPEPQENGGGDHKEVKVKVEPVPSITASSIGGVSRIIQSSQGAPLTTVTIVQQAPLGQHQLPIKAITQNGTHLVPISTAASTAVANPLHLLAAHASASASLPTKRQNGELQEQPELKRMKTNEGEEGGAAATHNNTTKKNGTMETAGEGGVSEHIEDK; this is encoded by the exons ATGCAGTGTGATAATAATCGCGCATGCTCTGACGGCAGAGCGCCAGCAGCTCATGGAACTTGGACACAGAGAATATTACAGTCTGTTTCT ATGGCGGTGGTAAGCGGGATGTCGGGGTCGGCTGTAGCCCGGCTGGAGGGCCGAGAATTCGAGTACCTGATGAAGAAAAGGTCGGTGACTATCGGTCGGAACTCCTCGCAGGGGTCTGTGGACGTGAGCATGGGACACTCCAGCTTCATCTCCCGGCGGCACCTCGAGATCTTCACGGCCGGCGAGGATGGCACCGGCACGGGGGACTTCTACCTCCGGTGCCTGGGAAAAAACGGGGTGTTTGTTGATGGGGTGTTCCAGAGAAGAGGGGCTCCACCTCTCCAGCTTCCCCGAAT GTGTTGTTTCCGGTTCCCCAGCACAAGTATTAAAATCACGTTCACAGCCCTGTCCAATGACAAGAAGGAGCAAAGGAACGTGCCGGAATCACCGGTCAAGCCCGTCCAGCCCCAAATTTCCCCCCTGACCATCAACATTCCTGACAACATCGCCCACCTCATGAGCCCACTGCCTTCACCCACCGGCACCATCAG TGCGGCAAACTCCTGTCCATCAAGTCCCCGGGGGGCGGGACTTTCCAGTTACCGAACAGGCCGGGTTCTCGCCTCTGACCTGATTGGAGACAACTCCCAATCAGAAAACGACAAAGAAGCCTCAGGTGAAGACAGCCCAAAG GATGACTCCAAACCTCCGTATTCGTACGCACAACTAATAGTCCAAGCGATTACCATGGCCCCTGACAAACAGCTGACTCTGAACGGAATATACACCCACATCACCAAGAACTACCCCTACTACAGAACAGCTGATAAAGGCTGGCAG aacTCGATCCGTCACAACCTCTCCCTGAACCGGTACTTCATCAAAGTGGCGCGCTCTCAGGAGGAGCCGGGGAAAGGATCGTTCTGGAGGATCGACCCGGCGTCTGAGGGCAAGCTAATCGAACAAGCCTTCAGGAAGCGCCGGCCCAGAGGAGTGCCCTGCTTCAGGACTCCTATGGGACCGCTCTCCTCCAG GAGTGCTCCAGCCTCTCCCAGCCACACAGGGGTGCTGTCTGCCCACTCCAGTGGAGTCCAGACCCCAGACAGCCTGTCCAGGGAGGGCTCCCCAGTCCCCATGGAGCCAGAACCCACCCCGCCCCCAGCCCCCACCCAGACCGCTACAGTCCAGCCCAAACTCGCCGTCATTCAAGAGGCGCGCTTTGCACAGAACTCCCCCG GCTCCCCCCTCAACAACCAGCCGGTCCTGATCGCCGTGCAGCGCCAGGTGCCTCAAACGACCATGAAGCCTGTGACCTACACCATGGCCACGCCGGCCATTGTTACATCGTCTAACTCCGCCCCCGTCATGCAGACCGTGCATGTTGTCCACCAGATCCCCGCTGTCACCATGGCATCTGTTGCTGGACAGACTGCTGCTACAGTGAGCCCCGAACCTCAGGAGAACGGAGGAGGAGATCACAAAGAGGTCAAAG tcaaagtggagccGGTCCCCTCCATCACAGCCTCGTCTATAGGTGGAGTCAGTCGTATCATTCAGAGCTCTCAGGGCGCTCCTCTGACCACAGTGACCATCGTGCAACAAGCTCCACTTGGACAGCACCAGCTCCCCATAAAGGCCATCACACAGAACGGGACCCACCTGGTCCCCATCAGTACTGCTGCGAGCACAG CAGTTGCAAACCCTCTTCACCTCCTGGCAGCCCACGCCTCGGCCTCGGCGTCGCTCCCCACCAAGAGGCAGAACGGCGAACTGCAGGAGCAGCCCGAGTTGAAGAGGATGAAAACAAACgaaggagaggagggtggaGCAGCCGCTACCCACAACAACACCACCAAGAAGAACGGAACAATGGAAACAGCCGGAGAAGGAGGGGTCAGTGAACACATCGAAGACAAGTAG
- the foxk2 gene encoding forkhead box protein K2 isoform X2 yields the protein MQCDNNRACSDGRAPAAHGTWTQRILQSVSMAVVSGMSGSAVARLEGREFEYLMKKRSVTIGRNSSQGSVDVSMGHSSFISRRHLEIFTAGEDGTGTGDFYLRCLGKNGVFVDGVFQRRGAPPLQLPRMCCFRFPSTSIKITFTALSNDKKEQRNVPESPVKPVQPQISPLTINIPDNIAHLMSPLPSPTGTISAANSCPSSPRGAGLSSYRTGRVLASDLIGDNSQSENDKEASGEDSPKDDSKPPYSYAQLIVQAITMAPDKQLTLNGIYTHITKNYPYYRTADKGWQNSIRHNLSLNRYFIKVARSQEEPGKGSFWRIDPASEGKLIEQAFRKRRPRGVPCFRTPMGPLSSRSAPASPSHTGVLSAHSSGVQTPDSLSREGSPVPMEPEPTPPPAPTQTATVQPKLAVIQEARFAQNSPGSPLNNQPVLIAVQRQVPQTTMKPVTYTMATPAIVTSSNSAPVMQTVHVVHQIPAVTMASVAGQTAATVSPEPQENGGGDHKEVKVKVEPVPSITASSIGGVSRIIQSSQGAPLTTVTIVQQAPLGQHQLPIKAITQNGTHLVPISTAASTVANPLHLLAAHASASASLPTKRQNGELQEQPELKRMKTNEGEEGGAAATHNNTTKKNGTMETAGEGGVSEHIEDK from the exons ATGCAGTGTGATAATAATCGCGCATGCTCTGACGGCAGAGCGCCAGCAGCTCATGGAACTTGGACACAGAGAATATTACAGTCTGTTTCT ATGGCGGTGGTAAGCGGGATGTCGGGGTCGGCTGTAGCCCGGCTGGAGGGCCGAGAATTCGAGTACCTGATGAAGAAAAGGTCGGTGACTATCGGTCGGAACTCCTCGCAGGGGTCTGTGGACGTGAGCATGGGACACTCCAGCTTCATCTCCCGGCGGCACCTCGAGATCTTCACGGCCGGCGAGGATGGCACCGGCACGGGGGACTTCTACCTCCGGTGCCTGGGAAAAAACGGGGTGTTTGTTGATGGGGTGTTCCAGAGAAGAGGGGCTCCACCTCTCCAGCTTCCCCGAAT GTGTTGTTTCCGGTTCCCCAGCACAAGTATTAAAATCACGTTCACAGCCCTGTCCAATGACAAGAAGGAGCAAAGGAACGTGCCGGAATCACCGGTCAAGCCCGTCCAGCCCCAAATTTCCCCCCTGACCATCAACATTCCTGACAACATCGCCCACCTCATGAGCCCACTGCCTTCACCCACCGGCACCATCAG TGCGGCAAACTCCTGTCCATCAAGTCCCCGGGGGGCGGGACTTTCCAGTTACCGAACAGGCCGGGTTCTCGCCTCTGACCTGATTGGAGACAACTCCCAATCAGAAAACGACAAAGAAGCCTCAGGTGAAGACAGCCCAAAG GATGACTCCAAACCTCCGTATTCGTACGCACAACTAATAGTCCAAGCGATTACCATGGCCCCTGACAAACAGCTGACTCTGAACGGAATATACACCCACATCACCAAGAACTACCCCTACTACAGAACAGCTGATAAAGGCTGGCAG aacTCGATCCGTCACAACCTCTCCCTGAACCGGTACTTCATCAAAGTGGCGCGCTCTCAGGAGGAGCCGGGGAAAGGATCGTTCTGGAGGATCGACCCGGCGTCTGAGGGCAAGCTAATCGAACAAGCCTTCAGGAAGCGCCGGCCCAGAGGAGTGCCCTGCTTCAGGACTCCTATGGGACCGCTCTCCTCCAG GAGTGCTCCAGCCTCTCCCAGCCACACAGGGGTGCTGTCTGCCCACTCCAGTGGAGTCCAGACCCCAGACAGCCTGTCCAGGGAGGGCTCCCCAGTCCCCATGGAGCCAGAACCCACCCCGCCCCCAGCCCCCACCCAGACCGCTACAGTCCAGCCCAAACTCGCCGTCATTCAAGAGGCGCGCTTTGCACAGAACTCCCCCG GCTCCCCCCTCAACAACCAGCCGGTCCTGATCGCCGTGCAGCGCCAGGTGCCTCAAACGACCATGAAGCCTGTGACCTACACCATGGCCACGCCGGCCATTGTTACATCGTCTAACTCCGCCCCCGTCATGCAGACCGTGCATGTTGTCCACCAGATCCCCGCTGTCACCATGGCATCTGTTGCTGGACAGACTGCTGCTACAGTGAGCCCCGAACCTCAGGAGAACGGAGGAGGAGATCACAAAGAGGTCAAAG tcaaagtggagccGGTCCCCTCCATCACAGCCTCGTCTATAGGTGGAGTCAGTCGTATCATTCAGAGCTCTCAGGGCGCTCCTCTGACCACAGTGACCATCGTGCAACAAGCTCCACTTGGACAGCACCAGCTCCCCATAAAGGCCATCACACAGAACGGGACCCACCTGGTCCCCATCAGTACTGCTGCGAGCACAG TTGCAAACCCTCTTCACCTCCTGGCAGCCCACGCCTCGGCCTCGGCGTCGCTCCCCACCAAGAGGCAGAACGGCGAACTGCAGGAGCAGCCCGAGTTGAAGAGGATGAAAACAAACgaaggagaggagggtggaGCAGCCGCTACCCACAACAACACCACCAAGAAGAACGGAACAATGGAAACAGCCGGAGAAGGAGGGGTCAGTGAACACATCGAAGACAAGTAG
- the foxk2 gene encoding forkhead box protein K2 isoform X3 gives MAVVSGMSGSAVARLEGREFEYLMKKRSVTIGRNSSQGSVDVSMGHSSFISRRHLEIFTAGEDGTGTGDFYLRCLGKNGVFVDGVFQRRGAPPLQLPRMCCFRFPSTSIKITFTALSNDKKEQRNVPESPVKPVQPQISPLTINIPDNIAHLMSPLPSPTGTISAANSCPSSPRGAGLSSYRTGRVLASDLIGDNSQSENDKEASGEDSPKDDSKPPYSYAQLIVQAITMAPDKQLTLNGIYTHITKNYPYYRTADKGWQNSIRHNLSLNRYFIKVARSQEEPGKGSFWRIDPASEGKLIEQAFRKRRPRGVPCFRTPMGPLSSRSAPASPSHTGVLSAHSSGVQTPDSLSREGSPVPMEPEPTPPPAPTQTATVQPKLAVIQEARFAQNSPGSPLNNQPVLIAVQRQVPQTTMKPVTYTMATPAIVTSSNSAPVMQTVHVVHQIPAVTMASVAGQTAATVSPEPQENGGGDHKEVKVKVEPVPSITASSIGGVSRIIQSSQGAPLTTVTIVQQAPLGQHQLPIKAITQNGTHLVPISTAASTAVANPLHLLAAHASASASLPTKRQNGELQEQPELKRMKTNEGEEGGAAATHNNTTKKNGTMETAGEGGVSEHIEDK, from the exons ATGGCGGTGGTAAGCGGGATGTCGGGGTCGGCTGTAGCCCGGCTGGAGGGCCGAGAATTCGAGTACCTGATGAAGAAAAGGTCGGTGACTATCGGTCGGAACTCCTCGCAGGGGTCTGTGGACGTGAGCATGGGACACTCCAGCTTCATCTCCCGGCGGCACCTCGAGATCTTCACGGCCGGCGAGGATGGCACCGGCACGGGGGACTTCTACCTCCGGTGCCTGGGAAAAAACGGGGTGTTTGTTGATGGGGTGTTCCAGAGAAGAGGGGCTCCACCTCTCCAGCTTCCCCGAAT GTGTTGTTTCCGGTTCCCCAGCACAAGTATTAAAATCACGTTCACAGCCCTGTCCAATGACAAGAAGGAGCAAAGGAACGTGCCGGAATCACCGGTCAAGCCCGTCCAGCCCCAAATTTCCCCCCTGACCATCAACATTCCTGACAACATCGCCCACCTCATGAGCCCACTGCCTTCACCCACCGGCACCATCAG TGCGGCAAACTCCTGTCCATCAAGTCCCCGGGGGGCGGGACTTTCCAGTTACCGAACAGGCCGGGTTCTCGCCTCTGACCTGATTGGAGACAACTCCCAATCAGAAAACGACAAAGAAGCCTCAGGTGAAGACAGCCCAAAG GATGACTCCAAACCTCCGTATTCGTACGCACAACTAATAGTCCAAGCGATTACCATGGCCCCTGACAAACAGCTGACTCTGAACGGAATATACACCCACATCACCAAGAACTACCCCTACTACAGAACAGCTGATAAAGGCTGGCAG aacTCGATCCGTCACAACCTCTCCCTGAACCGGTACTTCATCAAAGTGGCGCGCTCTCAGGAGGAGCCGGGGAAAGGATCGTTCTGGAGGATCGACCCGGCGTCTGAGGGCAAGCTAATCGAACAAGCCTTCAGGAAGCGCCGGCCCAGAGGAGTGCCCTGCTTCAGGACTCCTATGGGACCGCTCTCCTCCAG GAGTGCTCCAGCCTCTCCCAGCCACACAGGGGTGCTGTCTGCCCACTCCAGTGGAGTCCAGACCCCAGACAGCCTGTCCAGGGAGGGCTCCCCAGTCCCCATGGAGCCAGAACCCACCCCGCCCCCAGCCCCCACCCAGACCGCTACAGTCCAGCCCAAACTCGCCGTCATTCAAGAGGCGCGCTTTGCACAGAACTCCCCCG GCTCCCCCCTCAACAACCAGCCGGTCCTGATCGCCGTGCAGCGCCAGGTGCCTCAAACGACCATGAAGCCTGTGACCTACACCATGGCCACGCCGGCCATTGTTACATCGTCTAACTCCGCCCCCGTCATGCAGACCGTGCATGTTGTCCACCAGATCCCCGCTGTCACCATGGCATCTGTTGCTGGACAGACTGCTGCTACAGTGAGCCCCGAACCTCAGGAGAACGGAGGAGGAGATCACAAAGAGGTCAAAG tcaaagtggagccGGTCCCCTCCATCACAGCCTCGTCTATAGGTGGAGTCAGTCGTATCATTCAGAGCTCTCAGGGCGCTCCTCTGACCACAGTGACCATCGTGCAACAAGCTCCACTTGGACAGCACCAGCTCCCCATAAAGGCCATCACACAGAACGGGACCCACCTGGTCCCCATCAGTACTGCTGCGAGCACAG CAGTTGCAAACCCTCTTCACCTCCTGGCAGCCCACGCCTCGGCCTCGGCGTCGCTCCCCACCAAGAGGCAGAACGGCGAACTGCAGGAGCAGCCCGAGTTGAAGAGGATGAAAACAAACgaaggagaggagggtggaGCAGCCGCTACCCACAACAACACCACCAAGAAGAACGGAACAATGGAAACAGCCGGAGAAGGAGGGGTCAGTGAACACATCGAAGACAAGTAG